In one Apostichopus japonicus isolate 1M-3 chromosome 18, ASM3797524v1, whole genome shotgun sequence genomic region, the following are encoded:
- the LOC139958436 gene encoding SH3 domain-binding protein 5-like, giving the protein MSVRNRASSRDSRTLSLDDDGLDPHIREELEQLNSTSEEINTLEKELEDIRQNHRLTLTEYAQRQAEKIKQHKRSIRKARAFHTASDEAKEALAKAQEAAHKYHNVVDIYNAAKETIDRAESTTFDGEKRREFDAALQEMLNHATTKLNEAKEEKIRSQVDHDQKAQAYREAQQRVDFLAKKFKSSIAKSRPYYEIKATSEKRLKEFKAKVIENQEKLSEAKMRYRQALMHLETISESIHEKRELKATLDAQRRGIGVGAETTQEFEELEVINLDLPDDDSVSDAGSLDSDRHLSEIIEQPHQPNPIPVVSRRVSGCSDSEVSSARRSSVREDGESKSTLPELRERGDGLSPVFTMSSEEHLPVNEVNTMDDVDGHYKVGGTDVGPSSNKSGSDNQTPLSDDKDQTNETNFEHSEESGFADASSSEVSEIDVDELLEEEPEAETMSSLEARTPSSKVSGDPPGAPSLKRKTLKKLIPDMDKDEIWL; this is encoded by the exons ATGAGTGTTAGAAATAGAGCGTCCAGTCGTGATAGCAGGACTCTGAGCCTGGACGATGATGGTCTGGATCCTCACATAAGG GAGGAGCTTGAGCAACTGAATTCGACATCTGAAGAAATTAACACGTTAGAGAAAGAACTCGAG GATATACGTCAGAACCACAGATTGACTCTTACAGAGTATGCACAGCGTCAAGCAGAGAAGATTAAACAGCACAAGAGATCGATAAGGAAAGCCAGAGCGTTTCATACTGCCAGTGATGAAGCAAAGGAG GCTTTGGCGAAAGCTCAGGAAGCGGCCCATAAGTACCACAATGTTGTAGATATTTACAATGCCGCCAAAGAGACGATAGACAGAGCCGAATCCACAACTTTTGACGGAGAAAAAAGGAGAGAATTTGACGCAGCTCTGCAGGAAATGCTTAACCACGCAACCACCAAG TTAAACGaagccaaagaagaaaagatTCGTAGTCAGGTCGACCATGACCAAAAGGCACAAGCTTACAGAGAAGCACAACAAAGAGTGGACTTTCTGGCTAAGAAGTTTAAGTCATCAATAGCAAAGTCAAG GCCATACTACGAAATTAAAGCAACCTCGGAAAAACGACTAAAAGAGTTTAAAGCGAAAGTCATTGAAAACCAGGAGAAACTATCCGAGGCAAAGATGAGATATAGACAAGCATTGATGCACCTCGAAACCATCTCTGAATCAATCCACGAAAAACGAGAACTGAAAGCTACTCTTGATGCTCAGAGAAGAGGGATAGGGGTAGGAGCAGAGACCACTCAAGAGTTTGAAGAGCTGGAAGTTATCAATCTAGATTTACCAG ATGATGATTCCGTATCAGATGCAGGGAGTCTTGACTCTGACAGACATCTCTCAGAGATAATAGAACAGCCTCACCAACCAAATCCAATTCCAGTTGTCTCCAGGCGCGTCTCTGGATGCAGTGACAGTGAAGTCTCATCTGCGAGGAGGAGCAGTGTGAGGGAAGATGGAGAAAGCAAATCTACGCTACCAGAGTTGAGAGAAAGGGGTGACGGTCTCTCCCctgtgttcaccatgtcctctgAAGAACATTTACCTGTTAATGAAGTGAACACGATGGATGATGTTGATGGCCACTACAAAGTAGGAGGAACAGATGTGGGTCCCAGCAGCAACAAGAGTGGGAGTGACAATCAAACTCCTTTGAGTGATGATAAGGACCAAACTAATGAGACAAATTTTGAACATTCTGAAGAAAGTGGATTTGCAGATGCATCAAGCAGCGAGGTCAGTGAAATCGATGTGGACGAGCTACTGGAAGAAGAGCCAGAAGCTGAGACAATGTCGTCTCTTGAAGCAAGGACGCCATCGTCTAAAGTGTCGGGGGATCCCCCAGGAGCACCGTCTTTGAAACGGAAGACCCTGAAGAAGCTTATACCAGATATGGATAAAGATGAAATTTGGTTGTAA
- the LOC139958435 gene encoding interferon-inducible double-stranded RNA-dependent protein kinase activator A homolog A-like yields MNNCMTPVSVLQELCAKKGVTPQYDTIGQEGDSHQPIFTIRCIAGGSMGSGQGHSKKDAKQAAAKDLLEQLGVDTSAFESQQSNSVDEVTNPVGQLQELVTRLGLRRPQYEADVETGSANDRRFIISVTVGDYTKQGCEKNKRLAKRKAAEEMLEYIQSLSESDPGLGRVETVTDSKPKKKSRHSQKSSALSNLPKANGPHVTRLRSCYDYASVHEMLQGVAEELQFQVVYTLLDEKNTDDMFQCLIHMSTSPESVCFAVGATEDEAKMTAATNAIKYLKVMATKMPPKS; encoded by the exons ATGAATAACTGCATGACCCCAGTAAGTGTCCTCCAAGAGCTTTGTGCAAAGAAAGGTGTTACACCTCAGTATGACACCATCGGCCAAGAAGGGGACAGTCACCAGCCGATCTTTACGATCAGGTGCATAGCTGGAGGAAGCATGGGAAGTGGTCAAGGGCACAGCAAAAAGGACGCTAAGCAGGCAGCTGCCAAAGACTTATTGGAACAATTAGGAGTTGATACATCAGCATTTGAGAGTCAGCAAAGTAACAG CGTTGATGAAGTAACCAATCCTGTAGGACAATTACAAGAGCTTGTAACAAGGCTGGGCCTTAGAAGGCCACAATATGAGGCTGATGTTGAGACTGGTTCAGCTAATGACAGACGATTCATCATTTCTGTAACCGTTGGCGACTACACAAAACAAG GTTGTGAAAAGAACAAGAGGTTGGCAAAACGTAAGGCTGCAGAAGAGATGTTGGAGTACATACAAAGTCTCTCAGAGTCTGACCCAGGACTTGGAAGAGTAGAAACAGTAACAGACAGTAAACCTAAG AAAAAATCAAGACACTCTCAGAAGTCCTCTGCTCTCTCTAACTTACCGAAGGCCAACGGTCCCCACGTCACCAGGTTACGGTCCTGTTATGATTATGCAA GTGTTCATGAGATGCTGCAGGGAGTTGCAGAGGAGTTACAGTTTCAAGTGGTTTACACTCTCCTCGATGAGAAGAACACAGACGATATGTTCCAATGCCTTATCCATATGTCAACCTCTCCTGAGTCGGTTTGCTTTGCCGTTGGTGCTACAGAAGACGAAGCTAAGATGACAGCTGCAACAAATGCCATCAAATACCTCAAAGTAATGGCAACTAAAATGCCACCAAAGTCTTGA